From Pseudomonas putida, one genomic window encodes:
- a CDS encoding nucleoid-associated protein, which yields MFALNTAVIHSFKKLAHTEFVGEVVKKEVILQPDNPALQSLVEGINGLIGKEGNSVVYGQFAADDRQGPFPNRFADFVAGPDEAQCFIDLTHLAMDELVDQASKQVLSTGGHILCAQYTSAGENFFLIASMKERGAIQLDENYVPTAIQEIDLSKVQQAARINVDRFTMIHAAEQAAAQAQEQQNGEVEADDELDVTYLCFISRGRDSQASDYFIAALGCAKGVASGRATKNAIDQVYKFFRNKNTLKALAYRAKDAVVRYLQKQLEEGKSARLDAICHVAVQHVPAELVEDIAGLKDFLNHEKNRVPDDFTVNATSLRQKTRIKGEASNWVLQFDRGALGEDPAADVYYDLAKRKLTLSNLSVELVALIDKELKARAG from the coding sequence ATGTTCGCCCTCAATACCGCAGTGATTCACAGCTTCAAAAAATTGGCCCACACTGAATTTGTCGGTGAGGTGGTGAAGAAGGAAGTGATCCTTCAGCCGGACAACCCTGCACTGCAGTCATTGGTGGAGGGGATCAACGGTCTGATTGGTAAGGAAGGTAACAGCGTCGTCTACGGCCAGTTTGCCGCCGATGATCGTCAAGGGCCTTTTCCGAACCGCTTTGCTGATTTCGTCGCAGGACCTGACGAAGCTCAATGCTTCATTGACTTGACGCACCTGGCCATGGACGAACTGGTGGATCAGGCATCCAAGCAGGTGCTGTCCACAGGCGGGCATATCCTCTGCGCTCAATACACCTCGGCTGGCGAGAATTTTTTTCTGATAGCCAGCATGAAGGAGCGCGGTGCCATTCAGCTCGATGAAAACTACGTTCCCACGGCTATCCAAGAAATCGACCTGAGTAAGGTCCAGCAGGCCGCACGGATAAACGTGGACCGATTCACGATGATCCACGCGGCGGAACAGGCTGCAGCCCAGGCACAGGAGCAGCAAAACGGTGAAGTGGAAGCTGACGATGAGTTGGACGTCACCTACCTATGCTTCATTAGCCGTGGGCGCGACAGCCAAGCCTCGGATTATTTCATTGCTGCACTCGGCTGCGCTAAGGGTGTTGCATCCGGGCGCGCGACCAAGAACGCCATCGACCAAGTGTATAAATTCTTTCGCAACAAAAACACGTTGAAAGCACTGGCCTATCGCGCAAAGGATGCGGTTGTTCGCTACCTGCAAAAGCAATTGGAGGAAGGCAAGTCAGCGCGCCTCGACGCCATCTGCCATGTCGCTGTTCAGCATGTGCCAGCCGAGTTGGTAGAAGACATCGCTGGGCTCAAGGACTTTCTCAACCACGAAAAAAATCGGGTGCCGGATGATTTCACGGTAAACGCCACCTCTTTGCGTCAGAAAACCCGTATCAAAGGCGAGGCCAGCAACTGGGTGCTGCAGTTTGACCGCGGCGCATTGGGCGAAGATCCAGCAGCAGACGTCTATTACGACCTTGCGAAGCGCAAGCTGACCTTGTCCAACCTGAGCGTTGAGCTGGTGGCCCTCATCGATAAAGAACTCAAGGCCAGGGCCGGCTGA
- a CDS encoding DNA-binding protein translates to MPQSGISRVQVRRARDALIKQGKHPSVEAVRAYLGNTGSNSTISRYLKELKAKVSSSSATTQAAEPDSLMGDSPHVVQGTEEPSVRLMQQQIYRLEHIQYQDQLRQLKESAISLTRQLQDALDRSHLHLVDERAEQMQALGEGLEQLQAALKVTQTTQRRQDADRYLRSDKQLDELKSNINDLNGQLRMRQQALTESQAQIQLLLLERAGLRARLREQLLLVRQLRQDLQQRGAQVSQLQQMLERVIPAAMG, encoded by the coding sequence ATGCCTCAGAGTGGAATCAGCAGAGTGCAGGTACGCCGTGCACGGGACGCCTTGATAAAGCAGGGCAAGCATCCCAGCGTGGAAGCCGTTCGGGCCTACCTCGGTAATACTGGCTCCAACAGCACCATTTCCAGATACCTCAAAGAGCTCAAAGCGAAAGTCTCCTCCTCCTCTGCTACCACCCAGGCTGCCGAGCCGGATAGCCTCATGGGTGATTCTCCGCATGTGGTACAAGGCACCGAGGAGCCCTCGGTGAGACTTATGCAGCAACAGATTTACCGTCTCGAGCATATTCAGTATCAGGACCAGTTGCGACAGCTCAAAGAGTCCGCGATCAGTCTGACCAGGCAACTGCAGGATGCTCTAGACCGCAGCCATCTCCACTTAGTAGATGAGCGTGCGGAGCAGATGCAAGCCTTAGGCGAGGGGTTGGAGCAGTTGCAGGCCGCCTTAAAGGTCACTCAGACGACACAGCGGCGCCAAGACGCCGATAGGTATTTGCGCAGTGACAAGCAGCTTGATGAATTGAAGTCCAATATTAACGACCTGAATGGTCAGCTTCGGATGCGGCAACAGGCTCTAACCGAAAGCCAAGCACAAATTCAACTCTTGCTGCTCGAGCGGGCGGGTCTGCGCGCCAGGCTTAGGGAACAGCTTCTGCTGGTCCGTCAACTCCGCCAAGACCTCCAACAACGCGGCGCACAGGTCAGTCAACTGCAGCAGATGCTGGAACGGGTCATACCGGCCGCTATGGGCTGA